A genomic window from Candidatus Kouleothrix ribensis includes:
- a CDS encoding PD40 domain-containing protein, protein MSYTSACRASGAYLLLIWALALLAGCSTAPGAEPTLQPALMPSAPTAALPTDGPAPAPTAAAPGAALPGRLLFVQSGNLWLWQGDSGRQLTSTGDAIQPAWSPDGTRIAYVRRVNSASDLLLLPAEGTGAPTQLTDNSPDPALYSYDRIYNSVWAFYPAWSPDGLTLAYASQFGPPGGAPVAEYRMALFVIAAAGGPPSQIYSAANGQVGRPVYAPDGSTIVFAFDPTGDDPPALYRYTTATEVAEPLLGAPQQSYDPTFSADGRWLAFAARTGTTTDIFALPPGGGTPTRLTTSGTARAPAFAPDGSALAFLAVAPGGSSFDLWVADLRRDAAGTLQAGEPRQITHDMHLDADSGIAWAR, encoded by the coding sequence ATGAGCTACACCTCTGCCTGCCGCGCAAGCGGCGCGTACCTGCTGCTGATCTGGGCGCTGGCACTGCTGGCCGGCTGTAGCACTGCGCCAGGCGCCGAGCCAACCCTGCAGCCAGCGCTGATGCCGAGTGCGCCGACAGCCGCGCTGCCAACTGACGGGCCAGCCCCCGCGCCAACCGCAGCCGCACCTGGGGCCGCGCTACCGGGGCGCCTGCTGTTTGTGCAAAGCGGCAACCTGTGGCTCTGGCAGGGCGACAGCGGGCGGCAGCTCACCAGCACCGGCGACGCAATTCAGCCGGCGTGGTCGCCCGACGGCACGCGGATCGCCTATGTGCGGCGCGTGAATAGCGCCAGCGACCTGCTGCTGTTGCCAGCCGAGGGCACCGGCGCGCCGACCCAACTGACCGACAATAGCCCTGATCCGGCGCTTTACAGCTACGACCGGATCTACAACAGCGTGTGGGCCTTCTACCCGGCGTGGTCGCCCGATGGCCTTACGCTGGCGTACGCATCGCAGTTTGGCCCGCCCGGCGGCGCGCCGGTGGCCGAGTACCGCATGGCGCTGTTCGTGATCGCAGCGGCAGGCGGGCCGCCGTCACAGATCTACAGCGCGGCGAACGGCCAGGTAGGCCGGCCGGTGTACGCACCCGACGGCAGTACAATCGTGTTCGCATTCGATCCAACCGGCGACGATCCGCCGGCGCTGTACCGCTACACCACGGCCACTGAGGTGGCCGAGCCACTGCTCGGCGCCCCCCAGCAGAGCTACGACCCGACCTTCTCAGCCGACGGGCGCTGGCTGGCGTTCGCAGCCCGCACGGGCACCACCACCGATATCTTCGCGTTGCCGCCAGGCGGCGGCACCCCGACCCGCCTCACCACGAGCGGCACGGCGCGTGCGCCAGCTTTCGCACCCGACGGTAGCGCGCTGGCGTTTCTGGCTGTGGCGCCTGGCGGCAGCAGCTTCGACCTGTGGGTGGCCGACCTACGGCGCGACGCGGCGGGCACGCTACAGGCCGGCGAGCCGCGCCAGATCACCCACGACATGCACCTCGACGCCGACTCGGGCATCGCATGGGCGCGCTAA
- a CDS encoding NAD(P)/FAD-dependent oxidoreductase, with protein MYDMIVIGGGPAGVTAALRACELGASVALLDRSRVGGTCTNDGCVPTRVLAKAARLVRDAEQFAEYGIVGAQPVIDFPRLLAQTRQIVDRVHEKKHILDHLAAAGATVYTYTGGAHFVDPHTVALSSQTTLQANKFIVAAGGRPRSLRFPGSEYTLNPRDVWSMTRLPRSIAIVGGAATGCQLASIFAAFGVEVRLLEVAPRILSYEDEVVSLTVAEAFRQRGIELITEISGVERVERRDDGLAVHYLRAGCAHVLPAEAVILATGWAGNADELNLAAAEVAHERGYVLVDDALRTSAPHIFAAGDITGRMMLVQSGSQQGRIAAENALLGLERASSHQIVPHGGFTDPEYGSVGQTEQQARAGGDYAVAVVPYADLDRAVVDGRTLGCCKLIASRSTHKILGAHVVGEQAVEAVQMIAAGMAAGMQVEQLAELELAYPTYTAILGLAARQIQRDLGTVPVTASWRALGHLRVAEWERSIMLSQSAVPPRRSTPPEEAGEPTVPAPLLEVQG; from the coding sequence ATGTATGACATGATCGTCATTGGCGGCGGGCCTGCCGGTGTCACCGCCGCGCTGCGTGCCTGCGAGCTGGGCGCCTCAGTCGCGCTGCTCGATCGCAGCCGCGTTGGCGGCACCTGCACGAACGACGGCTGTGTGCCGACGCGGGTGCTGGCCAAAGCTGCCCGGCTAGTGCGCGACGCCGAGCAGTTTGCCGAGTATGGGATTGTCGGCGCGCAGCCGGTGATCGATTTCCCCAGGCTGCTGGCACAGACTCGCCAGATCGTTGATCGTGTTCACGAGAAGAAGCATATTCTCGATCATCTTGCGGCAGCTGGCGCGACGGTGTACACCTACACCGGCGGCGCACACTTCGTCGACCCGCACACGGTCGCGCTGTCGAGCCAGACCACGCTCCAGGCTAATAAGTTCATCGTTGCGGCGGGCGGGCGGCCGCGTAGCCTGCGCTTCCCCGGCAGCGAATATACGCTCAACCCGCGCGATGTGTGGTCGATGACGCGCCTGCCGCGCTCGATCGCGATCGTCGGTGGGGCAGCTACCGGCTGCCAGCTCGCTTCGATCTTCGCCGCGTTTGGCGTAGAGGTTCGGCTGCTCGAGGTTGCGCCGCGCATTCTGAGCTACGAGGACGAGGTCGTGTCGCTGACTGTTGCCGAGGCGTTTCGCCAACGCGGGATCGAGCTGATCACCGAGATCAGCGGTGTCGAGCGGGTCGAGCGCCGCGACGACGGGCTGGCGGTTCACTATCTGCGCGCCGGCTGCGCCCACGTGCTGCCGGCCGAAGCCGTGATCCTGGCCACCGGTTGGGCCGGCAATGCCGATGAGCTGAACCTGGCTGCGGCCGAGGTGGCGCACGAACGTGGCTACGTGCTTGTCGACGATGCCCTGCGCACGAGTGCGCCGCATATCTTCGCGGCCGGCGATATCACCGGGCGCATGATGCTGGTGCAGAGCGGCAGCCAGCAGGGGCGCATCGCGGCCGAGAATGCGCTGCTCGGGCTCGAGCGTGCCTCGTCTCACCAGATCGTCCCACACGGCGGCTTTACCGACCCCGAGTATGGCAGCGTGGGCCAGACTGAGCAGCAGGCCCGCGCCGGCGGCGACTATGCTGTCGCGGTGGTGCCCTACGCCGACCTGGATCGCGCGGTGGTCGATGGGCGCACGCTGGGCTGCTGCAAGCTGATCGCCTCGCGCTCGACGCACAAAATCTTGGGTGCGCACGTCGTCGGCGAGCAGGCGGTCGAGGCCGTGCAGATGATTGCAGCCGGCATGGCCGCCGGCATGCAGGTCGAGCAGTTGGCCGAGCTAGAGCTGGCCTACCCGACGTATACGGCCATCCTGGGGTTGGCCGCGCGCCAGATCCAGCGCGATCTAGGCACCGTGCCGGTGACGGCATCGTGGCGCGCGCTGGGGCATTTGCGCGTGGCCGAGTGGGAGCGCAGCATTATGCTCAGCCAGTCGGCGGTGCCGCCGCGCCGCAGCACGCCGCCGGAAGAGGCCGGCGAGCCGACCGTACCAGCGCCGCTGCTGGAAGTGCAGGGCTGA
- a CDS encoding IS66 family transposase — translation MTLLEEHTRLQADHAQLQTEHAELRALVVQLHAQLAAAQQRIAELEQQHTDPPPFVKSNRPKSAEPKPKRKKRAPHHNHGRKRMTPTRSVAHALERCPDCAYRLQGHSLDYAREVLELPEPQPIEVIEHRIIKRFCPHCKRWHSPKLDLDGVVLGQGRIGVRIASLIAYLRTTLRLPIRRIQAYLSSLHQLHLSTGEIVELLHQLRRTLQDELTQLKQAARASPILHGDETSWRENGQNGYIWAFSTPGDDAIRYYEYDHSRSQAVLKRILDGKFHGHLVSDFYGGYNAYAGKHQRCWTHLLRDLHALKAAHPQDTDVLAWAQSVRALYDQAHTWLDNHPEPSQAERECAYVALTSGSHQLGLQYARASTHACGALAKRLLRHEDELFQFVLIAGLSASNNLAERSIRPLVVCRKISGGSRSKEGTKTRMGLASLFETWQARKLNPFDECLKRLKELASAPRETPLPQI, via the coding sequence ATGACGCTCCTTGAGGAACATACACGCTTGCAAGCTGACCATGCCCAGCTGCAGACCGAGCATGCCGAACTCCGCGCCTTGGTCGTGCAACTGCACGCGCAGTTGGCTGCTGCGCAGCAGCGCATTGCTGAATTGGAGCAGCAGCACACTGACCCGCCGCCCTTTGTCAAGTCCAATCGTCCCAAATCCGCTGAACCCAAACCAAAGCGCAAGAAGCGTGCGCCACACCACAATCACGGTCGTAAGCGTATGACACCTACCCGTAGCGTTGCGCATGCGCTCGAACGCTGCCCCGACTGTGCCTATCGCTTGCAGGGCCACAGCCTCGATTATGCACGTGAGGTACTGGAACTGCCCGAACCGCAGCCCATCGAGGTCATTGAGCACCGCATCATCAAACGCTTCTGTCCGCACTGCAAACGCTGGCACAGCCCCAAGCTCGACCTGGACGGCGTGGTGCTCGGTCAGGGGCGCATCGGCGTGCGGATCGCCAGCTTGATTGCCTATCTGCGCACCACCTTGCGCTTGCCCATTCGGCGTATTCAGGCCTATTTGAGCAGCCTGCACCAGTTGCACCTCAGCACGGGTGAAATTGTCGAACTCCTGCATCAGCTCCGTCGCACGCTCCAAGACGAGCTGACCCAGCTCAAGCAGGCGGCGCGGGCGAGCCCGATCCTGCACGGCGATGAAACCAGCTGGCGTGAGAATGGGCAAAACGGCTATATCTGGGCCTTCTCGACGCCAGGCGACGACGCCATCCGTTATTATGAATATGACCACAGCCGCTCCCAAGCGGTGCTCAAGCGCATCTTGGATGGCAAGTTTCACGGGCACTTGGTGAGTGACTTTTATGGTGGCTACAACGCGTATGCGGGCAAGCATCAACGCTGCTGGACGCACCTGCTGCGTGATCTGCACGCACTCAAAGCGGCGCATCCGCAGGACACGGACGTGCTGGCATGGGCGCAGTCGGTGCGGGCGCTCTATGATCAGGCGCACACGTGGCTGGACAACCACCCGGAGCCGAGTCAGGCGGAGCGCGAGTGTGCGTATGTGGCGTTGACCAGTGGCAGCCATCAACTCGGGCTCCAGTACGCTAGAGCGTCCACGCATGCGTGCGGTGCGCTCGCCAAGCGGTTGCTGCGGCACGAAGATGAGCTGTTCCAGTTCGTGCTCATTGCGGGCTTGAGTGCGAGCAATAATCTGGCCGAACGCTCCATCCGTCCGCTGGTGGTTTGCCGCAAGATCAGTGGTGGCTCGCGCAGCAAGGAAGGAACCAAGACGCGCATGGGGCTTGCCAGTTTATTTGAGACCTGGCAGGCGCGCAAGCTCAACCCCTTCGATGAGTGCCTCAAACGGCTCAAGGAATTGGCGTCCGCTCCTCGCGAAACTCCTTTACCCCAAATCTGA
- a CDS encoding DUF4080 domain-containing protein, translating into MPTLHVLLMQLPVPNNPATNVPLAAGYLKAYAQARGLLDLVQIDILPRELADTAGDALLADAITAQRPDLLGISLYTWNSERSLGLAARLKARLPGLIVVVGGPEVQPDNHWLLHHPAVDLAVIGEGEQTFAELLELLASNTARPGTVLEYLPALPGLPAISGLAFRNRAGEVVVTPERAALSDLAPLPSPYLLGYLAPGPIMMIEISRWCPYACAFCLYGRNMGAKLGSRYFPLERVLAELRWGRDHGARQIHFVEANLNLVPLFRPLMRALADMNADGALALYAELRGEHLDNDVVDALCRAGLRVAEVGLQTANPLALSVAQRRTNLRTWAAGTRRLQARGVEIYLDVILGLPADDATGIASTIEFIERENLGPYDVFTLQVLPGTATRRQAAEYALVYQDRPPYYILGTDRLSYAELRRLRRVLKRGAGLDPDEIEGCPPPREHALAGAPGHAAQPVCYSHIWLVDADQAGWLAAAEQSNRLAHHVDVVARWADAGRLAGWLAAAIDSNPSTLFDCYLLADFAPEPALVAGWGAALPYHPGYLDRVAVYRRAEPGPGHARASLRLWLVLPWAVQADPADYTGVAAIIWAYDLASGEAPPLGAWAAAGGAGVWPRGCSAEQVAGWRTATGMRLWG; encoded by the coding sequence ATGCCAACACTCCATGTGCTGCTGATGCAGCTGCCGGTTCCGAACAACCCCGCCACGAATGTGCCTCTAGCGGCCGGCTACCTGAAAGCCTACGCCCAAGCGCGCGGCCTGCTCGATCTTGTGCAGATCGACATCCTGCCACGCGAGCTAGCCGACACGGCCGGCGATGCGCTACTGGCCGACGCGATCACGGCACAGCGGCCCGACCTGCTGGGGATCTCGCTGTACACCTGGAATAGCGAGCGCAGCCTGGGCCTGGCCGCACGCCTCAAGGCGCGCCTGCCCGGCCTGATCGTGGTGGTGGGCGGCCCGGAGGTACAGCCCGACAACCACTGGCTGCTGCATCACCCGGCTGTCGATCTGGCGGTGATCGGCGAGGGCGAGCAGACCTTTGCCGAGCTGCTGGAACTGTTGGCGAGCAACACCGCGCGGCCTGGCACGGTCCTTGAGTACCTGCCTGCGCTCCCTGGCCTTCCGGCGATCTCGGGGCTGGCCTTCCGCAATCGTGCTGGTGAGGTCGTCGTCACGCCCGAGCGCGCCGCGCTGAGCGACCTGGCGCCGCTGCCCTCGCCCTACCTGCTGGGCTACCTTGCGCCCGGCCCGATCATGATGATCGAGATCTCGCGCTGGTGCCCATACGCCTGCGCCTTCTGCCTGTATGGCCGCAATATGGGCGCGAAGCTGGGCAGCCGCTACTTCCCGCTCGAGCGTGTACTGGCCGAGCTGCGCTGGGGCCGCGACCACGGCGCGCGCCAGATCCACTTTGTCGAGGCGAACCTGAACCTGGTGCCGCTGTTCCGCCCGCTGATGCGCGCGCTGGCCGACATGAACGCCGACGGCGCGCTGGCGCTGTATGCCGAGCTGCGCGGCGAGCACCTGGACAACGACGTCGTCGACGCGCTGTGCCGCGCCGGCCTGCGCGTGGCCGAGGTGGGGCTACAAACCGCCAACCCGCTGGCGCTGAGCGTCGCGCAGCGGCGCACCAACCTGCGCACCTGGGCGGCCGGCACGCGCCGCCTGCAGGCACGCGGCGTCGAGATCTACCTCGACGTGATTCTGGGGCTGCCGGCCGACGACGCCACCGGCATCGCCAGCACGATCGAGTTCATCGAGCGCGAGAACCTGGGGCCGTACGATGTATTTACGCTGCAGGTGCTGCCCGGCACGGCCACGCGCCGGCAGGCGGCCGAGTATGCGCTGGTGTACCAGGATCGCCCGCCCTACTACATCCTCGGCACCGACCGGCTGAGCTACGCCGAGTTGCGGCGGCTGCGGCGTGTGCTCAAGCGCGGCGCCGGGCTCGACCCCGACGAGATTGAGGGTTGCCCGCCGCCACGCGAGCACGCCCTGGCAGGTGCCCCTGGGCACGCCGCCCAGCCGGTGTGCTATAGCCACATATGGCTTGTGGATGCCGATCAGGCCGGCTGGCTGGCCGCCGCCGAACAATCGAACCGCCTGGCGCACCATGTCGATGTGGTGGCGCGCTGGGCCGATGCCGGCCGGCTGGCCGGCTGGCTGGCCGCCGCGATCGACAGCAACCCCTCGACGCTGTTCGACTGCTACTTGCTGGCCGATTTCGCACCGGAACCCGCGCTAGTGGCCGGCTGGGGCGCGGCGCTGCCCTACCACCCCGGCTACCTCGACCGGGTAGCTGTGTACCGGCGCGCCGAGCCTGGCCCAGGCCACGCGCGCGCGAGTTTGCGGCTGTGGCTGGTGCTGCCATGGGCGGTGCAGGCCGACCCAGCCGACTACACGGGCGTGGCCGCGATCATCTGGGCCTACGACCTGGCCAGCGGCGAAGCACCGCCGTTGGGCGCGTGGGCCGCAGCCGGCGGCGCGGGCGTGTGGCCACGTGGCTGTTCGGCCGAGCAGGTGGCCGGCTGGCGCACCGCAACCGGCATGCGGCTGTGGGGCTAG
- a CDS encoding bifunctional acetate--CoA ligase family protein/GNAT family N-acetyltransferase, whose amino-acid sequence MLAPIEHTTRRLQPVNIFFAPKSVAVIGASEAPGSVGRTVLWNLVSSPFGGTVYPVNDKRTNVLGIKSYPNLSALPQPVDLAVVITPAPSVPGIIAECAATGVGGAIIISAGFKETGPDGLALEQRVLAEARQGNMRIIGPNCLGLMRPTNGLNASLANGIASPGNVAFISQSGTLGAAILDWSMHEHFGFSAFISVGSMLDVGWGDLIDYLGNDPHTKSILLYMESIGDVRSFISAAREVSLSKPIIVLKGGRTEAGAQAAASHTGSLTGSDAVLHAALRRCGAVRVNSIADLFNMAEVLAKQPRPAGPRLTILTNAGGPGVLAADELIASGGELAPLGPNTLEALDQLLPYHWSHSNPIDIVGNAGPDRYAKSVEIAISDPSSDGLLVILSPQAVTDATATATRLAAFARTSGKPLLASWMGGAETREGETILNRANIPTFPYPDTAARMFYYMWRYSYNLRGLYETPILPAASEIISAQRAEVEQRILAARASGRTLLTEVESKQLLAAYGIPTAESRVATSEAEAARIARAIGFPVVLKLLSNTIAHKSDVGGVKLHLDDSSSVRRAYREIKAQVSAKVGPEHFLGVSVQPMISDDGYELIVGSSLDPQFGPVLLFGAGGRMVEVFRDHTLGLPPLTTTLARRMIERTRVFRALRGIGGRAPIDMAALEQLLVRFSQLVIEQRWIREIDINPLLVSERRMIALDARVVLHGPDVSEDALPRSAIRPYPSQYVKPFELRDGSYVLIRPIRPEDEPLIVEFHSTLSEESVYLRYFYPMSLDQRIAHERLTRICFIDYDREMVLVAERTDAASGTRTIIGVGNLLKVHGTNHGEFAAVVSDASQGQGLGTELLRRLIEIGRDENLDRIIADVLPENRDMQRVFQKLGFRFRRSLGDPTKVEFDL is encoded by the coding sequence ATGCTTGCACCGATCGAACATACCACCCGGCGCCTGCAGCCAGTAAATATCTTCTTTGCGCCCAAATCAGTTGCGGTGATTGGCGCGTCGGAGGCGCCCGGCAGCGTTGGGCGCACGGTACTGTGGAACCTGGTGAGCAGCCCATTCGGCGGCACGGTGTACCCGGTGAACGACAAGCGCACCAACGTGCTGGGCATCAAATCCTACCCCAACCTATCCGCACTGCCACAGCCAGTCGATCTCGCGGTGGTCATCACGCCCGCGCCGAGCGTACCCGGCATCATCGCCGAGTGTGCCGCCACCGGTGTCGGCGGCGCGATCATCATTTCGGCCGGCTTCAAAGAGACCGGGCCAGACGGCCTGGCGCTCGAGCAGCGCGTGCTGGCCGAGGCGCGTCAGGGCAACATGCGGATCATCGGGCCGAACTGCCTGGGCCTGATGCGGCCAACCAACGGCCTGAACGCATCGCTGGCCAACGGCATCGCCAGCCCCGGCAACGTAGCCTTCATCAGCCAGAGCGGCACGCTTGGCGCGGCGATTCTCGACTGGAGCATGCACGAGCACTTCGGCTTTAGCGCGTTCATCTCAGTCGGCTCGATGCTCGATGTCGGCTGGGGCGATCTGATCGACTACCTCGGCAACGACCCGCATACCAAGAGCATCTTGCTGTACATGGAGTCGATCGGCGATGTGCGCTCGTTCATCTCGGCCGCGCGCGAGGTGTCGCTGAGCAAACCGATCATCGTGCTGAAGGGCGGGCGCACCGAGGCCGGCGCGCAGGCAGCCGCCTCGCACACCGGCTCGCTCACCGGCAGCGACGCCGTGCTACACGCGGCGCTGCGGCGCTGCGGCGCGGTGCGGGTCAACTCGATCGCCGACCTGTTCAACATGGCCGAGGTGCTGGCCAAACAGCCACGCCCGGCCGGCCCGCGCCTGACCATCCTGACCAACGCCGGCGGGCCGGGCGTACTGGCCGCCGACGAGCTGATCGCCAGCGGCGGTGAGCTGGCCCCGCTCGGCCCCAATACGCTCGAGGCGCTCGATCAGCTGCTACCGTACCACTGGAGCCACAGCAACCCGATCGATATCGTGGGCAATGCCGGCCCCGATCGCTACGCCAAATCGGTCGAGATCGCCATCAGCGACCCGAGCAGCGACGGCCTGCTGGTGATCCTCTCGCCCCAGGCTGTGACCGACGCCACCGCTACAGCCACGCGGCTGGCGGCGTTCGCGCGCACCAGCGGCAAGCCGCTGCTGGCCAGCTGGATGGGCGGCGCCGAGACGCGCGAGGGCGAGACGATCTTGAACCGCGCGAACATCCCGACATTCCCCTACCCCGACACCGCCGCGCGGATGTTCTATTACATGTGGCGCTACAGCTATAATCTGCGCGGCCTGTACGAGACGCCCATCCTGCCGGCGGCCTCGGAAATCATCTCGGCCCAGCGCGCCGAGGTCGAGCAGCGCATCCTGGCCGCTCGCGCGTCGGGCCGCACCCTGCTGACCGAGGTCGAATCGAAGCAGCTGCTGGCGGCCTACGGCATTCCCACCGCCGAGTCGCGCGTGGCGACCAGCGAGGCCGAGGCGGCGCGGATTGCCAGGGCGATCGGCTTCCCGGTAGTGCTAAAGCTACTCTCGAACACGATCGCGCATAAGAGCGATGTTGGTGGGGTGAAACTGCACCTCGACGACTCGAGCTCGGTGCGGCGGGCCTACCGCGAGATCAAAGCCCAGGTGAGCGCCAAGGTTGGCCCCGAGCATTTTCTGGGCGTCTCGGTGCAGCCGATGATCTCGGACGACGGCTACGAGCTGATCGTCGGCAGCAGCCTCGACCCGCAATTCGGGCCGGTGCTGCTATTTGGCGCAGGCGGGCGTATGGTCGAAGTATTTCGCGACCACACGCTTGGGCTGCCGCCGCTCACCACCACGCTAGCGCGGCGCATGATTGAGCGCACGCGCGTATTCAGGGCGCTGCGCGGCATCGGCGGCCGCGCGCCGATCGATATGGCTGCACTCGAGCAGCTGCTGGTGCGCTTCAGCCAGCTGGTGATCGAACAGCGCTGGATTCGCGAGATCGACATCAACCCGCTGCTGGTATCCGAGCGGCGCATGATCGCGCTCGACGCGCGCGTGGTGCTGCACGGCCCCGATGTGAGCGAGGACGCGCTGCCACGCTCGGCGATCCGGCCCTACCCCAGCCAGTATGTCAAGCCGTTTGAGCTGCGCGATGGCTCCTACGTGCTGATCCGCCCGATCCGCCCCGAAGACGAGCCGTTGATCGTCGAGTTTCACTCGACGCTCTCAGAAGAGAGTGTGTACCTGCGCTACTTCTACCCCATGTCGCTCGACCAGCGCATCGCCCACGAGCGGCTGACGCGGATCTGCTTCATCGACTACGACCGCGAGATGGTGCTGGTGGCCGAGCGCACCGATGCTGCCAGCGGCACACGCACAATCATCGGCGTGGGCAACCTGCTGAAGGTGCATGGCACTAATCACGGCGAATTCGCTGCGGTGGTGAGCGATGCCAGCCAGGGCCAGGGGCTCGGCACCGAGCTGCTGCGCCGCCTGATCGAGATCGGCCGCGACGAGAACCTCGATCGGATCATTGCCGACGTGCTGCCCGAGAATCGCGATATGCAGCGCGTGTTCCAGAAGCTGGGCTTCCGGTTTCGCCGCTCGCTGGGCGACCCGACTAAGGTCGAGTTCGACCTGTAG